One Gordonia mangrovi genomic region harbors:
- the nrdI gene encoding class Ib ribonucleoside-diphosphate reductase assembly flavoprotein NrdI gives MYDGTPLIVYFSSVSENTHRFVEKLRLRSMRIPVLGDPALFTVDEPFVLVLPTYGGGKATGDRSGYVPKQVIKFLNNIHNRALIRAVIAAGNTNFGEEFCLAGDIVSRKCRVPYLYRFELMGTAEDVERVREGLAEFAQSAAFTHPERAGLSASRA, from the coding sequence GGACGCCGTTGATCGTGTACTTCTCCTCGGTGTCGGAGAACACCCATCGATTCGTCGAGAAACTGCGGTTGCGTTCCATGCGTATCCCGGTTCTCGGCGATCCGGCGTTGTTCACCGTCGACGAGCCGTTCGTGCTGGTGCTGCCCACATACGGTGGCGGCAAGGCGACCGGTGACCGGTCGGGGTACGTACCCAAGCAGGTCATCAAATTTCTCAACAACATCCACAACCGCGCGTTGATCCGAGCCGTCATCGCGGCCGGGAACACCAACTTCGGTGAGGAGTTCTGCCTCGCCGGTGACATCGTCTCGCGCAAGTGCCGCGTGCCGTACCTCTATCGGTTCGAGCTGATGGGAACGGCCGAGGACGTCGAACGTGTGCGGGAGGGATTGGCCGAGTTCGCGCAGAGCGCGGCGTTCACCCATCCGGAGCGGGCTGGGCTGAGCGCCTCGCGCGCCTGA